A window of the Enterobacteriaceae bacterium 4M9 genome harbors these coding sequences:
- a CDS encoding tyrosine-type recombinase/integrase → MTVRKLPSGKWLCQCFPYGRDGKRIRKQFATKGEALSFERRTMNSAASQPVNDSAVTLSAFVERWYDMHGKTLTSGDDRKAKLLAICERLGDPLASHFDKNTFAVYRERRLSGEWNPKGKKKLSEATVNREHSYLHAVYAEMKRLGEWEGDNPLSGIRQFKEGDQELAFLYEEEIDRLLQACDQSANEDLGIIVRICLATGARWSEAQDLKQSQILPGRLTFTQTKSKKNRTVPISDQLHKLLPKKRGALFSPAYEAFKAALKRAGVELPKGQRTHVLRHTFASHFMMHGGNILVLQQILGHSSIMMTMRYAHFAPSHLEAAVTLNPFDNRDSGG, encoded by the coding sequence ATGACTGTCCGAAAACTCCCTTCAGGCAAATGGCTTTGCCAGTGCTTCCCCTATGGCCGTGACGGGAAGCGCATCCGTAAACAGTTTGCCACTAAAGGCGAGGCGCTTTCATTCGAGCGCCGCACCATGAACAGCGCAGCAAGCCAGCCGGTTAATGACAGTGCGGTGACGCTCTCCGCATTTGTCGAACGCTGGTATGACATGCATGGCAAAACCCTTACCTCCGGCGATGACAGAAAAGCAAAACTGCTGGCTATCTGTGAGCGACTGGGCGATCCCCTCGCCTCTCATTTTGATAAAAATACCTTTGCTGTTTATCGGGAAAGGCGCTTAAGCGGTGAATGGAATCCAAAGGGGAAAAAGAAACTCAGTGAAGCAACCGTAAATCGCGAGCATTCTTATCTACACGCGGTTTATGCGGAAATGAAGCGGTTGGGCGAATGGGAGGGAGATAATCCGCTATCTGGGATTAGACAGTTCAAGGAGGGGGACCAAGAGCTGGCCTTTCTGTATGAAGAGGAAATTGACCGACTGCTTCAGGCGTGCGACCAGTCAGCCAATGAAGATCTCGGCATTATCGTCAGGATTTGCCTGGCGACCGGCGCGCGCTGGAGTGAAGCTCAAGATTTGAAGCAATCTCAAATATTACCGGGCCGCCTGACGTTTACCCAAACCAAAAGCAAAAAGAACCGCACGGTGCCAATTTCTGACCAGTTGCATAAGCTGCTTCCCAAGAAACGCGGGGCGCTGTTCTCCCCTGCTTATGAGGCTTTTAAGGCAGCACTGAAAAGAGCCGGCGTTGAGTTACCGAAGGGACAACGCACCCATGTGCTACGTCATACCTTTGCCAGTCACTTTATGATGCATGGGGGGAATATCCTGGTACTTCAACAAATACTCGGACACAGCAGCATAATGATGACAATGCGCTACGCACATTTTGCGCCCAGCCATCTTGAAGCGGCAGTTACGTTAAACCCATTCGATAATCGTGATAGTGGCGGCTAA
- the pgsA gene encoding CDP-diacylglycerol--glycerol-3-phosphate 3-phosphatidyltransferase: MQLNIPTLLTLFRVVLIPFFVVAFYLPFAWAPFLCALIFCFAAVTDWFDGFLARRWNQSTRFGAFLDPVADKVMVAIALVLVVEHYHSWWVTLPAATMIAREIIISALREWMAEIGKRSSVAVSWVGKVKTTAQMLALIGMLWRPNIWIEYAGISLFFVAALLTFWSMFQYLSAARGDLLEH, translated from the coding sequence ATGCAACTAAATATTCCGACCTTGCTCACACTTTTTCGCGTAGTGCTCATACCGTTCTTTGTGGTGGCATTTTATTTGCCTTTCGCATGGGCGCCGTTTCTCTGTGCATTAATCTTTTGCTTTGCGGCCGTGACCGACTGGTTTGACGGCTTCCTGGCGCGCCGTTGGAACCAGAGCACGCGTTTTGGCGCGTTCCTCGACCCGGTTGCGGACAAAGTGATGGTAGCTATCGCCCTGGTGCTGGTGGTCGAGCACTATCACAGCTGGTGGGTGACGCTGCCTGCGGCAACCATGATTGCGCGTGAAATCATTATCTCTGCACTACGCGAATGGATGGCGGAAATAGGCAAGCGCAGCAGCGTGGCCGTGTCCTGGGTGGGCAAGGTAAAAACCACAGCGCAGATGCTGGCCCTCATTGGGATGCTGTGGCGCCCAAATATCTGGATTGAGTATGCGGGGATCTCGTTATTTTTCGTGGCAGCCCTGCTGACATTCTGGTCAATGTTCCAGTATTTGAGCGCCGCACGCGGCGATTTGCTCGAACACTGA
- the uvrC gene encoding excinuclease ABC subunit UvrC — protein MSDVFDAKAFLKTVTSQPGVYRMYDAQGTVIYVGKAKDLKKRLVSYFRSNLASRKTEALVAQIQHIDVTVTHTETEALLLEHNYIKLYQPRYNVLLRDDKSYPFIFLSGDTHPRLAMHRGAKHAKGEYFGPFPNGYAVRETLALLQKIFPVRQCENSVYRNRSRPCLQYQIGRCLGPCVAGLVSEEEYAQQVEYVRLFLSGKDDQVLNRLVERMEKASETLDFENAARFRDQIQAVRRVTEKQFVSNTGDDLDVIGVAFDAGMACVHVLFIRQGKVLGSRSYFPKVPGGTALPEVVETFVGQFYLQGSQMRTLPGEILLDFALQDKSVLEDSLSELAGRRVNIQTRPRGDRARYLKLARTNAATALVTRLSQHTTITQRLQALAQALKLPDVKRMECFDISHTMGEQTVASCVVFDKDGPLRAEYRRYNITGITPGDDYAAMRQVLRRRYGKAMEESKVPDVILIDGGKGQLAQAKDVFSELEVEWDKHHPLLLGVAKGSDRKAGLETLFLEPEGEGFALPPDSPALHVIQHIRDESHDHAISGHRKKRAKVKSTSTLEGIEGIGPRRRQMLLKYMGGLQPLKNASIEEIEKVPGISKALAEKIYYSLKH, from the coding sequence GTGAGTGATGTTTTTGACGCAAAAGCTTTCCTGAAGACCGTTACCAGTCAACCCGGCGTCTACCGAATGTATGACGCTCAGGGGACGGTTATTTACGTTGGTAAAGCAAAAGATCTTAAAAAGCGGCTGGTAAGCTACTTTCGTAGCAACCTCGCCAGCCGTAAAACCGAAGCGCTGGTTGCGCAAATACAGCATATTGACGTCACGGTTACCCATACCGAGACAGAAGCGCTGTTGCTTGAACACAACTACATAAAGCTCTACCAGCCGCGTTACAACGTGTTGTTGCGTGACGACAAGTCTTATCCTTTTATCTTCCTCAGCGGTGATACCCATCCGCGTCTGGCAATGCACCGTGGTGCGAAGCATGCGAAGGGCGAATATTTCGGCCCATTCCCTAACGGCTATGCGGTGCGTGAGACGCTGGCGCTGCTGCAAAAAATCTTTCCCGTCCGCCAGTGTGAAAACAGCGTTTATCGCAACCGCTCGCGCCCGTGTCTGCAATATCAGATTGGCCGCTGTCTCGGGCCGTGCGTGGCAGGGCTGGTGAGTGAAGAAGAATATGCACAGCAGGTAGAATATGTGCGCCTGTTTTTGTCTGGTAAAGACGATCAGGTGTTGAACCGGCTGGTTGAACGCATGGAAAAGGCAAGCGAAACGCTGGACTTCGAAAACGCCGCTCGCTTTCGCGATCAGATTCAGGCCGTACGGCGCGTGACCGAAAAACAGTTTGTTTCCAACACGGGTGATGATCTCGACGTTATCGGCGTGGCTTTTGATGCGGGCATGGCCTGCGTGCATGTGCTGTTTATTCGCCAGGGGAAAGTGCTGGGTAGCCGCAGTTACTTCCCTAAAGTCCCAGGCGGTACGGCGCTGCCGGAAGTGGTTGAGACCTTTGTCGGGCAGTTTTACCTGCAGGGCAGCCAGATGCGCACGTTGCCAGGTGAAATCCTGCTGGATTTTGCGCTGCAGGATAAGTCGGTGCTGGAAGATTCGCTCAGTGAACTGGCCGGACGGCGCGTTAATATCCAGACCCGGCCGCGCGGCGACCGCGCCCGTTATCTGAAACTGGCACGTACCAATGCGGCGACAGCCTTAGTCACGCGTCTGTCGCAGCACACCACCATCACCCAACGCTTACAGGCGCTGGCGCAGGCGCTGAAGCTGCCAGACGTTAAACGTATGGAGTGTTTTGACATCAGCCATACCATGGGTGAACAGACGGTGGCCTCCTGTGTTGTTTTTGACAAAGATGGCCCGCTGCGCGCTGAATACCGCCGCTACAATATCACCGGCATTACGCCCGGGGATGACTATGCGGCAATGCGCCAGGTGCTGCGCCGCCGCTATGGCAAAGCGATGGAAGAGAGTAAAGTGCCTGATGTCATTTTGATAGACGGCGGCAAAGGCCAGCTCGCCCAGGCAAAGGATGTCTTCAGCGAACTTGAGGTTGAGTGGGATAAGCATCATCCACTGCTGCTCGGTGTAGCGAAAGGAAGCGACCGTAAAGCCGGGCTGGAGACGTTGTTCCTGGAACCAGAAGGTGAGGGGTTTGCGCTGCCGCCAGATTCACCGGCGCTGCATGTGATTCAGCACATTCGCGATGAGTCACACGATCACGCTATATCCGGGCACCGCAAAAAGCGCGCTAAAGTGAAAAGTACCAGTACCCTTGAAGGGATTGAAGGTATTGGGCCAAGACGCCGCCAGATGCTGCTGAAATACATGGGTGGATTGCAGCCACTCAAGAACGCCAGCATTGAAGAAATTGAGAAAGTGCCCGGAATTTCGAAGGCGCTGGCAGAAAAGATCTACTACTCGTTGAAACATTGA
- the uvrY gene encoding UvrY/SirA/GacA family response regulator transcription factor — protein MINVFLVDDHELVRAGIRRILEDIKGIKVIGEANCGEDAVKFCRSTPVDVVLMDMNMPGIGGLEATRKIARACSDTRVIMLTIHTENPLPAKVMQAGAAGYLSKGAAPQEVVNAIRSVHSGQRYIASDIAQQMALSQIEPTKTASPFASLSERELQIMLMITKGQKVNEISEQLNLSPKTVNSYRYRMFSKLNISGDVELTHLAIRHGLCSAENLVNQ, from the coding sequence TTGATCAACGTTTTTCTTGTTGATGACCATGAACTGGTGCGCGCAGGGATACGCCGCATTCTGGAAGACATCAAGGGCATTAAAGTGATTGGTGAAGCAAACTGCGGTGAAGACGCCGTGAAGTTTTGCCGCAGCACGCCCGTTGATGTTGTCCTGATGGATATGAACATGCCGGGCATTGGCGGGCTTGAGGCCACGCGTAAAATTGCTCGTGCATGTAGCGACACCAGGGTCATCATGCTCACCATACACACTGAAAACCCGCTTCCGGCAAAGGTCATGCAGGCCGGGGCCGCTGGTTATCTCAGTAAAGGTGCGGCACCGCAGGAAGTGGTGAATGCGATTCGCTCTGTGCATTCAGGGCAGCGCTATATCGCCTCTGACATTGCACAACAGATGGCGTTGAGCCAAATCGAGCCGACCAAAACCGCTTCTCCTTTTGCCAGTTTGTCTGAGCGTGAATTGCAGATTATGCTAATGATCACTAAAGGACAGAAGGTCAACGAGATTTCCGAGCAGCTCAACCTGAGTCCAAAGACGGTGAACAGTTATCGTTATCGTATGTTCAGTAAGCTGAACATTAGCGGTGACGTTGAATTGACCCATCTGGCGATACGTCATGGGTTGTGCAGTGCGGAGAATCTGGTAAATCAGTGA
- a CDS encoding DUF2594 family protein, with amino-acid sequence MSTPDFSPADNLEQLALEVNCLKALFTQMLKAMGQADAGKVIIKMEKEIAQLEDSTQAEVFSHTIQQIKQAYRQ; translated from the coding sequence ATGAGCACGCCTGATTTTTCCCCTGCGGATAATCTGGAGCAGCTGGCACTTGAGGTCAACTGCCTGAAAGCACTATTCACCCAAATGCTGAAGGCAATGGGCCAGGCCGACGCGGGTAAGGTCATCATAAAGATGGAAAAAGAGATAGCCCAGCTGGAAGATAGCACGCAGGCTGAGGTGTTCAGCCACACTATCCAGCAGATAAAACAGGCCTATCGCCAGTAA
- the yecC gene encoding L-cystine ABC transporter ATP-binding protein YecC, which translates to MSAIDVKNLVKTFHGQRVLHGIDLQVAQGEVVAIIGPSGSGKTTLLRSINLLEQPDSGTIQVGDIVIDAGISPGRQKAQIRALRQHVGFVFQNFNLFPHRTVLENITEGPVIVKGEPKAQASERARELLEKVGLKGREDTYPRRLSGGQQQRVAIARALAMRPDVILFDEPTSALDPELVGEVLNTIRQLAQEKRTMVIVTHEMSFARDVADRAIFMDQGRIVEQGPAKQLFAEPQQPRTRQFLEKFLVQ; encoded by the coding sequence ATGAGTGCAATTGACGTTAAAAATCTGGTGAAAACGTTCCACGGCCAGCGTGTGCTGCACGGCATTGATTTGCAGGTAGCGCAAGGGGAAGTGGTGGCGATTATCGGACCAAGCGGTTCGGGTAAAACCACGCTCCTGCGTAGCATCAACCTGCTTGAGCAGCCGGACAGCGGCACCATTCAGGTGGGCGATATTGTCATTGACGCCGGGATTTCGCCAGGGCGGCAGAAAGCACAGATACGCGCGTTGCGCCAGCATGTCGGGTTTGTGTTCCAGAACTTTAATTTGTTCCCGCATCGCACGGTACTGGAGAACATTACCGAAGGCCCGGTTATCGTGAAAGGGGAACCGAAAGCACAAGCGAGCGAGCGCGCCCGTGAACTGCTCGAGAAGGTGGGGTTGAAAGGACGTGAAGACACCTACCCGCGCCGCCTTTCCGGTGGGCAGCAGCAGCGAGTGGCCATTGCACGGGCATTGGCCATGCGTCCGGATGTGATTTTGTTTGACGAGCCGACCTCGGCGCTTGACCCGGAATTGGTAGGCGAAGTGCTAAATACGATTCGCCAACTGGCGCAGGAGAAGCGCACAATGGTCATTGTCACACATGAGATGAGCTTTGCCCGTGATGTAGCCGATCGCGCCATTTTTATGGACCAGGGGCGTATTGTTGAGCAGGGGCCAGCGAAACAGCTTTTTGCCGAGCCACAGCAGCCGCGTACCCGGCAATTTCTTGAAAAGTTTTTGGTGCAGTAA
- the tcyL gene encoding cystine ABC transporter permease, with product MQESLQLVIDSLPYLLHGAVFTLQLSIGGMFFGLILGFVLALMRLSPLWPLSWLARFYVSIFRGTPLIAQLFMIYYGLPQFGIELDPIPSAMIGLSLNTAAYTSETLRAAIASIDKGQWEAAASLGMGRWQTLRRAILPQAGRVALPPLSNSFIGLVKDTSLAATIQVPELFRQAQLITSRTLEVFTMYLAASLIYWIMATMLSMVQNYFENQLNRQERDPK from the coding sequence ATGCAAGAAAGTCTTCAACTGGTCATCGACTCCCTGCCGTATTTGCTGCACGGCGCGGTCTTTACGCTACAGCTCAGCATCGGAGGGATGTTCTTTGGGCTAATTCTGGGGTTTGTGCTGGCGCTAATGCGGCTGTCGCCCTTGTGGCCGTTGTCCTGGCTGGCGCGTTTCTACGTCTCGATTTTTCGCGGCACCCCGCTGATAGCTCAGCTGTTTATGATTTACTATGGCCTGCCGCAGTTTGGGATTGAGCTGGACCCGATTCCGTCTGCGATGATTGGTCTGTCGCTTAATACCGCCGCGTATACCTCTGAAACGTTGCGTGCGGCGATTGCCTCTATTGACAAAGGGCAGTGGGAAGCAGCAGCGAGCCTGGGAATGGGGCGCTGGCAGACGCTGCGCCGGGCGATTTTACCGCAGGCCGGGCGCGTGGCGTTGCCGCCCCTTAGCAACAGTTTCATTGGCCTGGTAAAAGATACCTCGCTTGCGGCCACCATTCAGGTACCGGAACTGTTTCGCCAGGCGCAGCTGATTACCTCGCGCACGCTTGAAGTCTTTACCATGTATCTCGCTGCGTCGCTGATTTACTGGATTATGGCGACGATGCTGTCTATGGTGCAGAACTATTTTGAGAACCAGCTCAACCGCCAGGAGCGTGACCCCAAATGA
- the dcyD gene encoding D-cysteine desulfhydrase — protein sequence MSLSQLARFPRLEFIGAPTPLSYLPRLSDYLGRDIFIKRDDATPLAMGGNKLRKLEFLAAQALREGADTLVTAGAIQSNHVRQTAAVAAKLGLHCVALLENPIGTTAENYLTNGNRLLLDLFNVQVQMCEALNAPDEQLAELATRLEAQGFRPYVVPVGGSNALGALGYVECAQEIAQQCEGVLAPAAVVVASGSAGTHAGLAIGLEQLLPAVELVGVTVSRSVAQQQPKVVALQQQVAGLLEVKAQAPVVLWDDYFAPAYGTPNDAGNEAVKLLASLEGILLDPVYTGKAMAGLIDGISRGRFRDEGPLIFVHTGGAPALFAYHPQV from the coding sequence ATGTCTTTATCACAGCTTGCCCGCTTCCCGCGGCTGGAGTTTATTGGCGCGCCGACGCCACTGTCTTACCTGCCGCGACTGTCGGATTATCTTGGGCGGGATATTTTTATTAAGCGTGACGACGCAACACCGCTGGCGATGGGCGGTAATAAATTGCGCAAGCTGGAGTTTCTGGCGGCTCAGGCACTGCGCGAAGGAGCTGATACCCTGGTGACCGCTGGTGCCATTCAGTCTAACCATGTGCGCCAGACTGCCGCCGTGGCAGCAAAGCTTGGCCTGCATTGCGTAGCCCTGCTGGAAAACCCTATCGGCACGACAGCCGAAAACTACCTGACTAACGGCAATCGCCTGCTGCTGGACTTGTTCAACGTACAGGTGCAGATGTGCGAGGCACTGAATGCGCCTGATGAGCAACTGGCGGAGTTGGCAACGCGCCTTGAGGCGCAGGGTTTCCGTCCTTACGTTGTGCCTGTTGGTGGCTCAAATGCGTTAGGTGCGCTGGGGTATGTGGAGTGCGCACAGGAAATCGCGCAGCAGTGCGAGGGGGTGCTGGCGCCCGCTGCGGTGGTAGTGGCCTCCGGTAGCGCAGGCACCCACGCGGGGCTTGCAATAGGGTTGGAGCAACTGTTGCCGGCAGTGGAACTGGTGGGCGTGACGGTGTCGCGCAGCGTGGCACAACAGCAGCCAAAAGTAGTGGCGCTACAGCAACAGGTTGCCGGGTTGCTGGAGGTTAAGGCGCAGGCTCCGGTGGTACTCTGGGATGATTACTTTGCGCCAGCTTACGGGACGCCGAATGACGCAGGCAACGAGGCTGTGAAGCTGCTGGCCTCACTGGAAGGTATTTTACTGGACCCGGTGTATACCGGCAAAGCGATGGCAGGGCTGATTGACGGTATCAGTCGCGGGCGCTTTCGCGACGAAGGTCCATTGATTTTTGTACATACTGGCGGGGCGCCAGCGCTGTTTGCCTATCATCCGCAAGTCTGA
- the tcyJ gene encoding cystine ABC transporter substrate-binding protein — MKIARFGRQALVAVMAVALMAGLSVKTFAADNLLNQIKERGTLRVGLEGTYPPFSFQGDDGKLTGFEVEFAQDLAKQLGVKADLKPTKWDGMLASLDAKRVDVVINQVTISDERKKKYDFSTPYTVSGIQALVKKGNEASVTKPDDLKGKKVGVGLGTNYEQWLRENVQGVDVRTYDDDPTKYQDLRVGRINVILVDRLAALDLVKKTHDTLAVAGAPFSRLDSGVALRKGNPELLAAIDKAIADMKQDGSLEKISQKWFGADVTH; from the coding sequence ATGAAAATAGCACGATTTGGCCGTCAGGCACTGGTGGCGGTAATGGCAGTTGCGCTGATGGCGGGCCTGAGCGTTAAAACGTTTGCAGCAGACAATCTGCTCAATCAGATTAAAGAGCGCGGTACGCTGCGTGTGGGGCTGGAAGGAACGTATCCGCCGTTCAGCTTTCAGGGGGATGATGGCAAGCTGACTGGCTTTGAGGTTGAGTTTGCGCAAGACCTGGCAAAACAGCTCGGCGTGAAGGCTGACCTGAAGCCCACCAAATGGGACGGCATGTTGGCCTCTCTTGATGCCAAACGTGTGGATGTGGTGATTAACCAGGTCACCATTTCCGACGAGCGCAAGAAAAAGTATGATTTCTCAACGCCGTATACCGTTTCCGGCATTCAGGCGCTGGTGAAAAAAGGCAACGAGGCCAGCGTAACGAAGCCGGACGATCTGAAAGGCAAAAAAGTGGGCGTGGGCTTGGGTACTAACTATGAACAGTGGCTGCGTGAGAACGTGCAGGGTGTGGATGTGCGCACCTATGACGATGACCCGACCAAGTACCAGGATCTGCGTGTAGGGCGTATCAATGTCATTCTGGTGGACCGCCTGGCGGCACTGGACCTGGTGAAGAAAACGCACGATACGCTGGCGGTAGCCGGTGCACCGTTCTCACGTCTGGACTCTGGCGTGGCGCTGCGTAAGGGCAACCCTGAACTGCTGGCGGCGATTGATAAAGCTATCGCCGACATGAAACAGGACGGAAGTCTTGAGAAAATCTCTCAGAAGTGGTTTGGTGCTGATGTAACCCACTGA
- the amyA gene encoding alpha-amylase — MKNPTIVQYFHWYYPGDSKLWPEVTERASSLREMGISMVWLPPAYKGSAGGFSVGYDSYDLFDLGEFDQKGSVATKYGDKGQLLAAIEALHQQDIAVLLDVVMNHKMGADEKERMQVMRVNPDNRNDIDETAFDCDAWTRYTFPARQGKYSEFIWDFRCFSGVDHIEDPDEDGIFKIVNDYSGEGWNDQVDDEKGNFDYLMGSNIDFRNQAVTEELKYWARWVMNETHCDGFRLDAVKHIPAWFYRLWIDHVQEVAPNPLFIVAEYWSYEVEALQQYIDQVEGKTMLFDAPLQNNFHNASKAGRDYDMRQIFDGTLVEADPFHAVTLVANHDTQPLQALEAPVEPWFKPLAYALILLRENGVPSVFYPDLYGAHYEDTGDDGNVWPVDIPAIAELPELLRVRQRYAHGVQTLFFDHPNCIAFSRSGTDDDPGCVVVMSNGDEGEKAIALGENYGDKRWRDVLGHREETVATDAQGNGVFTCNGGSVSVWVIEETL, encoded by the coding sequence ATGAAGAACCCCACCATTGTGCAGTATTTTCACTGGTATTACCCCGGCGACAGCAAACTTTGGCCGGAAGTGACTGAGCGGGCGTCGTCGCTGCGCGAAATGGGTATTAGCATGGTCTGGCTACCCCCGGCTTATAAAGGCAGCGCCGGAGGATTTTCAGTAGGTTACGACAGCTACGATCTGTTTGATTTAGGTGAGTTCGATCAAAAAGGTTCTGTTGCCACGAAATATGGCGATAAAGGCCAGTTGCTGGCCGCCATAGAGGCTCTGCACCAGCAAGACATTGCTGTACTGCTGGATGTGGTGATGAACCACAAGATGGGCGCAGACGAAAAAGAGCGTATGCAGGTAATGCGCGTGAACCCTGACAACCGCAACGATATTGATGAAACCGCATTCGACTGTGACGCCTGGACGCGTTACACCTTCCCGGCCCGGCAGGGTAAATATTCTGAATTTATCTGGGACTTTCGCTGCTTTAGCGGCGTTGACCATATTGAAGACCCCGATGAAGACGGCATTTTCAAAATCGTTAACGACTACAGCGGCGAAGGCTGGAACGACCAGGTTGATGACGAGAAAGGAAATTTTGACTACCTGATGGGCAGCAATATCGACTTTCGCAACCAGGCCGTGACTGAGGAGTTGAAATACTGGGCGCGCTGGGTAATGAACGAAACCCACTGTGACGGCTTTCGTCTCGATGCCGTCAAACACATCCCGGCCTGGTTTTATCGTCTGTGGATAGACCATGTGCAGGAAGTGGCACCCAATCCGCTCTTTATTGTGGCGGAATACTGGTCGTATGAGGTTGAGGCACTACAGCAATACATCGACCAGGTCGAAGGTAAAACGATGTTATTTGACGCGCCGCTACAGAACAATTTTCACAACGCATCCAAAGCGGGACGTGACTACGATATGAGGCAAATATTTGACGGTACGCTGGTTGAAGCAGACCCGTTTCACGCCGTGACGCTGGTCGCAAACCATGATACTCAGCCGTTACAGGCGCTGGAAGCGCCGGTCGAGCCGTGGTTCAAACCGCTGGCTTACGCGCTTATTCTGCTGCGCGAAAACGGTGTACCGTCGGTGTTTTACCCGGATTTGTACGGCGCACACTATGAAGACACTGGTGATGATGGCAACGTCTGGCCGGTCGATATCCCGGCTATTGCTGAACTGCCTGAGCTGCTACGTGTGCGCCAGCGTTATGCACACGGTGTACAGACGCTGTTTTTCGACCATCCTAATTGCATCGCCTTTAGCCGCAGCGGTACCGATGACGATCCCGGCTGCGTGGTGGTGATGTCTAACGGTGATGAAGGTGAAAAAGCCATCGCGCTCGGTGAAAACTACGGCGACAAACGCTGGCGAGATGTTCTCGGCCACCGCGAAGAGACCGTTGCTACCGACGCGCAGGGGAATGGGGTTTTCACCTGCAACGGCGGCAGCGTCAGCGTGTGGGTGATAGAAGAGACGCTATAG
- a CDS encoding lipoprotein yields MKKILTILALLGLSGCVQVDKYSEVVKSPAPANLAGYWQSQGPQSELVSPQAIASLIVTPEGDTLDCRQWQRVIALPGKLMVRDGDWYNVTVKREVYSAKVNADTLEYAGMTLKRVERPTAECADWLDKHPLQAVQAAATANSAAGGSAGVASDGRTPVEGALNPGVATQAP; encoded by the coding sequence ATGAAAAAGATACTTACCATACTGGCGCTGTTGGGCCTGAGCGGTTGCGTCCAGGTTGATAAATACAGTGAAGTGGTGAAAAGCCCGGCACCGGCAAACCTGGCCGGCTACTGGCAGTCCCAGGGGCCACAGAGTGAGTTGGTCAGTCCGCAGGCTATCGCCAGCCTTATCGTCACTCCTGAGGGCGATACGCTCGACTGCCGCCAGTGGCAGCGGGTGATTGCACTCCCAGGGAAACTGATGGTGCGCGATGGCGACTGGTACAACGTGACGGTGAAGCGTGAAGTGTATTCCGCGAAAGTTAATGCCGACACGCTGGAATATGCCGGGATGACGCTCAAGCGCGTTGAACGCCCGACGGCAGAGTGCGCAGACTGGCTCGATAAACACCCGCTACAGGCGGTGCAGGCCGCAGCAACTGCAAACAGTGCTGCGGGCGGTAGTGCAGGCGTTGCGTCCGATGGGCGCACGCCAGTCGAGGGCGCGCTAAACCCAGGTGTTGCCACTCAGGCACCCTGA